One region of Hymenobacter sediminicola genomic DNA includes:
- the infA gene encoding translation initiation factor IF-1 has protein sequence MAKQTSIEQDGVILEALSNAMFRVELENGHQLIAHISGKMRMHYIKILPGDKVKLEMSPYDLSKGRIVYRYK, from the coding sequence ATGGCCAAACAAACTTCCATTGAGCAGGACGGAGTCATCCTGGAAGCCCTTTCCAACGCCATGTTCCGTGTGGAGCTGGAGAACGGTCACCAGTTGATTGCCCACATTTCGGGCAAGATGCGGATGCACTACATCAAGATTCTGCCGGGAGATAAGGTAAAGTTGGAAATGTCGCCCTACGATCTGTCGAAGGGACGAATTGTGTACCGTTACAAATAA
- the map gene encoding type I methionyl aminopeptidase: MLVYKTEEEIEFMRASAKVLAQAHGEVASMIREGITTRELDQRAEEFIRDHGGSPSFKGYNGFEYSLCISPNAVVVHGFPSDYTLKSGDVVSVDCGVLLNGYHADSAYTYPIGEVAPEVLQLLEETKKSLYLGIEQAVAGNRMGDVSYAIQNHVEKQGYGVVRELVGHGIGKKLHERPDVPNYGKRGSGLKLQTGLTLAIEPMVNLGTKNVVQEKDGWTIRTKDFKPSAHFEHTVVVRKDKAEILTSFEYIEKALQ, translated from the coding sequence ATGCTAGTTTACAAAACCGAAGAAGAAATCGAATTCATGCGTGCCAGTGCGAAAGTATTGGCCCAAGCCCACGGAGAAGTGGCCAGCATGATCCGAGAAGGAATTACAACGCGAGAGCTGGATCAGCGCGCTGAGGAATTCATTCGGGACCATGGTGGGTCACCATCATTCAAAGGGTACAATGGATTCGAATATAGCCTCTGTATCTCTCCTAATGCGGTAGTGGTACACGGCTTTCCTAGCGACTATACACTGAAAAGTGGTGACGTCGTTTCGGTTGATTGCGGAGTTCTACTCAATGGCTATCATGCCGACAGTGCTTACACTTATCCGATTGGAGAAGTTGCACCAGAGGTATTACAGTTATTAGAGGAAACTAAAAAGTCGCTGTATCTCGGTATCGAGCAGGCAGTGGCAGGCAATCGGATGGGTGACGTCAGCTACGCCATTCAGAACCATGTTGAAAAGCAAGGCTACGGAGTGGTGAGGGAGCTAGTCGGCCACGGAATTGGCAAGAAGCTGCACGAGCGGCCGGATGTACCGAACTACGGTAAACGTGGTTCAGGGCTGAAGCTGCAAACAGGGCTCACACTTGCCATTGAGCCTATGGTGAATCTGGGAACAAAGAATGTGGTTCAGGAAAAGGATGGTTGGACTATCCGTACCAAAGACTTCAAACCTTCTGCCCACTTTGAGCACACAGTAGTAGTACGAAAAGACAAGGCGGAAATCCTTACCTCTTTCGAATACATAGAAAAAGCCTTACAGTAG
- the rpmD gene encoding 50S ribosomal protein L30 translates to MAQIQIKLVKSVIDRPERQKRTVQALGLGKMGSTKSVENTPQVAGMIKAVQHLLEVTEL, encoded by the coding sequence ATGGCGCAGATCCAAATCAAACTTGTAAAAAGCGTTATCGACCGCCCCGAGCGTCAGAAGCGTACTGTGCAGGCCCTTGGCCTCGGCAAAATGGGTAGCACCAAGAGCGTGGAAAACACGCCTCAGGTTGCTGGCATGATCAAAGCCGTTCAGCACCTGTTGGAAGTAACCGAACTCTAG
- the rplO gene encoding 50S ribosomal protein L15 — protein sequence MNLSNLKPAVGSTRNVKRIGRGTGSGRGGTSTRGHKGAKSRSGYSKKSGFEGGQMPLQRRVPKFGFKNINRVEYKAVNLDVLAALTEGGITTLDNAFFVNAGLASKSAKIKVLGRGEITTALEVHAHAFSKSAVEAIEKAGGKAVTL from the coding sequence ATGAATCTCAGCAATCTCAAACCTGCCGTAGGCTCTACCCGCAATGTCAAGCGCATTGGTCGTGGTACGGGTTCCGGCCGTGGCGGCACTTCGACGCGTGGCCACAAAGGTGCCAAGTCCCGTTCGGGTTACTCCAAGAAATCGGGCTTCGAAGGTGGTCAAATGCCACTGCAGCGCCGTGTACCAAAATTCGGCTTCAAAAACATCAATCGGGTAGAGTATAAAGCTGTCAATCTTGACGTACTGGCTGCTCTCACTGAAGGTGGCATAACGACGCTGGATAATGCGTTCTTTGTGAATGCTGGTCTGGCTTCTAAAAGCGCTAAAATTAAAGTTCTGGGCCGTGGTGAAATCACTACGGCACTAGAAGTACATGCCCATGCCTTCTCGAAATCGGCTGTTGAAGCTATTGAGAAAGCAGGTGGTAAAGCAGTGACGCTGTAA
- the secY gene encoding preprotein translocase subunit SecY: MKKFIETIKNIFAIEDLRMRIFNTLFFIAIYRLGSFVVLPGVDATRLKSGGASGVFGILDTLLGGAFSNASIFALGIMPYISASIVLQLLTIAVPYFQKLQKEGESGRKKINQYTRILTIPIVMAQSVGFIATINADAIMAPGTFFTISTMLIITAGTLFCMWLGEKITDKGIGNGISMIIMIGIVSRLPGAIIGEAAAKGMRGSLIFLIELVVLFLVVMAVIVLTQAVRRIPVQYAKQVGSTAQLNAQRQFIPMKVNAAGVMPIIFAQSLMFVPAILASVWQNDSDVASYIGVKFSDYTSWQYNAVFALLIIVFTYFYTAISVNPNQIADDLKRSGGFVPGVKPGRDTSEHIDEILTRITLPGAVALALIAIFPALALLGGVTRPFSAFYGGTSLIIMVGVVLDTLNQVESYLLMRHYDGMMKTGKVRGRSQNIAMAS, encoded by the coding sequence ATGAAAAAGTTTATCGAAACGATAAAGAACATTTTTGCGATTGAAGATCTGCGTATGCGGATCTTCAACACGCTTTTTTTCATTGCCATCTACCGGTTGGGGTCTTTTGTGGTGCTGCCGGGCGTCGATGCTACCCGTTTGAAAAGCGGGGGAGCATCTGGGGTGTTCGGTATTCTGGATACTCTGCTTGGCGGTGCATTCAGCAATGCTTCCATCTTTGCGTTGGGCATCATGCCTTACATCTCGGCTTCTATTGTACTCCAACTGCTAACTATTGCAGTTCCGTATTTCCAGAAGCTACAGAAAGAAGGAGAATCAGGCCGCAAGAAGATTAACCAGTACACGCGCATTCTCACAATTCCGATTGTGATGGCGCAGTCGGTTGGCTTCATTGCTACCATCAACGCGGATGCTATTATGGCTCCGGGCACGTTCTTCACGATTTCCACAATGCTGATCATTACAGCTGGCACACTCTTTTGCATGTGGCTAGGTGAGAAAATCACGGATAAAGGTATCGGAAACGGTATCTCCATGATTATCATGATTGGGATTGTGTCGCGCCTACCCGGTGCTATTATCGGCGAGGCTGCTGCCAAGGGCATGCGAGGCTCACTGATTTTCCTGATTGAACTGGTAGTACTGTTCCTCGTGGTAATGGCCGTTATTGTCCTGACGCAGGCTGTTCGCCGGATTCCGGTACAGTATGCGAAGCAGGTAGGTAGTACTGCCCAGCTAAATGCTCAGCGGCAGTTCATTCCCATGAAAGTGAATGCAGCAGGTGTTATGCCTATCATTTTCGCTCAGTCACTTATGTTCGTGCCAGCTATTTTGGCTTCGGTGTGGCAAAATGACAGCGATGTGGCAAGCTACATTGGAGTGAAGTTTTCGGACTACACTTCATGGCAATACAACGCTGTATTTGCTCTGCTCATCATTGTGTTCACCTACTTCTATACAGCCATCAGCGTTAATCCTAACCAGATTGCTGATGATTTGAAACGGAGTGGTGGTTTCGTACCCGGTGTTAAGCCAGGTCGCGACACCTCAGAGCATATTGACGAGATTCTAACTCGCATTACCCTTCCTGGTGCGGTGGCTTTGGCCCTAATTGCCATCTTCCCTGCATTGGCGTTACTCGGTGGTGTTACGCGTCCGTTCTCGGCTTTCTACGGTGGTACTTCGCTTATCATCATGGTAGGTGTAGTATTGGATACGCTGAATCAGGTGGAAAGCTACCTGCTGATGCGTCACTATGATGGCATGATGAAAACCGGCAAAGTACGTGGCCGTTCGCAAAACATTGCAATGGCTTCGTAA
- the rpsE gene encoding 30S ribosomal protein S5, which yields MAEFNNGPRGGSGDNRGGGNDRRGGGNDRRGNDRKEESRTGDSDLKEKVVAINRVAKVVKGGRRFSFSAIVVVGDGNGTVGYGLGKANEVTDAIAKGIDDAKKNLVKVPLYKHTVPHIMEGKYSGGFVLVQPAAAGTGVIAGGAMRAVFESAGIKDVLAKSKGSSNPHNVVKATFDALLKMRDPMQIAQARGITLAQVFNG from the coding sequence ATGGCAGAATTTAACAACGGCCCTCGTGGTGGTAGCGGCGATAACCGTGGCGGTGGCAATGACCGTCGTGGTGGTGGCAATGACCGTCGCGGCAACGACCGTAAGGAAGAATCCCGCACCGGCGATTCCGACCTGAAAGAGAAAGTGGTTGCTATCAACCGCGTAGCCAAAGTAGTAAAAGGCGGTCGTCGCTTCAGCTTCTCGGCCATCGTAGTAGTAGGTGACGGCAACGGCACTGTAGGCTACGGCCTCGGCAAAGCCAATGAAGTAACCGACGCCATTGCCAAAGGCATTGACGACGCGAAGAAAAACCTGGTGAAGGTGCCGCTGTACAAGCATACGGTTCCCCACATTATGGAAGGCAAATACTCGGGCGGCTTCGTGCTGGTTCAGCCAGCTGCGGCTGGTACGGGTGTAATTGCTGGTGGTGCTATGCGTGCCGTGTTCGAAAGCGCTGGCATCAAAGACGTACTCGCCAAGTCTAAAGGTTCGTCGAACCCACACAATGTGGTGAAGGCTACCTTCGACGCCCTGCTGAAAATGCGCGACCCGATGCAGATTGCACAGGCTCGTGGCATCACCCTCGCTCAAGTTTTTAACGGTTAA